A genome region from Anastrepha ludens isolate Willacy chromosome 3, idAnaLude1.1, whole genome shotgun sequence includes the following:
- the LOC128857638 gene encoding glucose dehydrogenase [FAD, quinone]-like, whose amino-acid sequence MKDETDGQMDNTADKKTVNGKVVGHSTPSTLNQPSCQGAKAISKHEAEGKTHPKDAVDKARCQKVVNEYVAFQTTQKAETVKRNRSQDESDKPTKKQKVSVHTASIPKPAKRTFNKVARDHLQIALVDEITNRGKPASEKWSEIVVDHVMANPEGQVPGFDSMEVVRGYRVIKCDDQFFLNFLQTVVAAALVSPSYAQSPQVQQLQQLLGIGLDNLVLNTLYNDVCTTAPRPNATYDFIIVGAGPAGCVLANRLSENPNWTVYLIEAGGVEGIFHQIPVLAAFLQGTQSNWGYKSTPQKRACYGMYNNECFLPRGKILGGTSSINYMIYNRGNRRDFDRWAAAGNKGWSYEDVLPYFLKSENAYLTGLEYSPYHNHSGPLSVEDVQFRTPAVHAFVKGAQQAGHPNTDYNGQSQIGVSYVQANTRRGRRHSAYRAYIEPIRYQRRNLHIVTMARVTRVLINPITKRATGVELLYRNKYYKVRARKEVILSAGAFNSPQLLMLSGIGPADNLKAIDVPVVKELPVGKLLYDHMCHFGPTFTVNTSRELLNIAHLTPSLVKSFVLGNPGTMLSSIGGVEALAFLKVPSSKEPADMPDIEIITVAGSLAADQGSALKQGANFKDELYNKVYRPLERRDHFSFLIMQFHPKSVGRLWLHNRDPFEWPRINPKYFYNEDDVQFMLEGIKEAIRITQTPAMQSLGTRIHDIPVPGCEHHTFGTDAYWRCSIRTLSYTLHHQVATCRMGPESDPTTVVNAELKVHGIQSLRVVDTSIIPFPPTAHTNAASFMIGEKAADMIRDDWQ is encoded by the exons ATGAAAGATGAAACAGATGGACAAATGGACAACACGGCCGACAAAAAGACGGTTAATGGCAAAGTTGTGGGTCACAGCACGCCATCAACCTTAAATCAACCATCATGCCAAGGAGCAAAAGC AATAAGCAAACACGAGGCTGAAGGGAAAACTCATCCAAAGGACGCGGTCGATAAGGCAAGGTGCCAAAAGGTGGTCAATGAGTACGTGGCTTTCCAGACCACCCAGAAGGCAGAAACGGTGAAACGCAATCGTTCGCAGGACGAAAGCGACAAACCTACGAAGAAGCAAAAAGTGTCGGTTCACACCGCTTCAATACCAAAGCCAGCCAAACGCACATTTAATAAGGTGGCGCGGGATCACCTGCAAATAGCGTTGGTTGATGAAATAACTAACCGCGGTAAACCTGCATCGGAGAAGTGGTCCGAAATTGTCGTCGATCACGTCATGGCAAACCCGGAGGGTCAAGTGCCAGGTTTTGATTCAATGGAGGTGGTCCGcggatacagggtgatcaaaTGCGATGATCAATTCTTCCTTAACTTCCTGCAAACAGTTGTGG CTGCCGCGCTTGTGTCGCCAAGCTACGCGCAGTCGCCACAGGTGCAGCAATTACAGCAACTGCTTGGTATCGGTTTGGACAATCTAGTTTTGAATACGCTCTACAATGACG TATGCACTACAGCTCCACGCCCGAATGCCACCTATGACTTCATCATTGTGGGCGCCGGTCCAGCTGGTTGTGTGCTTGCAAATCGGCTCTCCGAGAATCCAAATTGGACAGTGTACCTCATCGAGGCAGGCGGTGTGGAAGGCATCTTCCACCAAATACCCGTGCTCGCCGCCTTCCTGCAAGGCACTCAATCCAATTGGGGTTACAAATCGACACCACAGAAGCGCGCCTGTTACGGCATGTACAATAACGAATGCTTCTTGCCGCGCGGCAAAATACTTGGTGGCACAAGCTCCATCAACTATATGATCTATAATCGCGGCAATAGGCGCGACTTCGATCGCTGGGCTGCTGCAGGCAATAAGGGTTGGTCATATGAAGACGTCTTACCGTACTTTCTGAAATCGGAGAATGCCTACTTGACTGGCTTGGAGTACTCGCCTTACCACAATCATTCTGGACCGCTGAGCGTGGAGGATGTGCAATTTCGTACGCCAGCGGTGCATGCTTTTGTGAAAGGCGCACAGCAAGCGGGACATCCTAACACCGACTACAATGGCCAATCGCAAATTGGCGTGTCCTACGTTCAAGCCAACACACGGCGAGGCAGGCGCCACAGCGCATACCGTGCATATATCGAGCCCATACGCTACCAACGAAGGAACCTGCACATTGTCACTATGGCCCGTGTAACGCGCGTACTGATAAATCCCATAACCAAGCGCGCGACTGGTGTAGAGCTCTTGTACCGCAATAAATACTACAAAGTGCGCGCACGCAAGGAGGTCATACTATCGGCTGGCGCTTTCAATTCACCACAACTCTTGATGCTATCTGGCATTGGGCCGGCGGACAATCTCAAAGCTATCGATGTGCCCGTGGTGAAGGAATTGCCAGTAGGCAAATTACTCTACGATCACATGTGTCACTTCGGTCCAACATTTACTGTCAACACCTCCAGAGAATTGCTCAATATTGCGCATCTCACACCGAGCTTGGTGAAATCATTTGTGTTGGGCAATCCGGGCACTATGCTCTCTTCGATTGGTGGCGTAGAAGCGCTTGCGTTTCTGAAAGTGCCTAGCTCAAAGGAGCCTGCGGATATGCCCGACATCGAAATCATCACAGTGGCAGGCAGCTTGGCTGCCGATCAAGGTAGTGCGCTCAAGCAGGGCGCCAATTTCAAAGACGAGCTCTACAACAAAGTATATCGACCGCTGGAACGACGTGACCACTTTAGTTTCCTTATCATGCAGTTCCATCCGAAATCTGTGGGACGCCTTTGGCTACACAACAGAGATCCATTTGAATGGCCGCGCATAAATCCAAAGTATTTCTACAACGAAGACGACGTGCAGTTCATGTTGGAAGGTATCAAGGAAGCGATACGCATCACGCAAACACCTGCGATGCAAAGTTTGGGCACTCGCATACACGATATACCAGTGCCCGGTTGTGAGCATCACACCTTCGGCACAGATGCCTATTGGCGCTGCTCCATACGTACGCTATCGTACACGCTGCACCATCAGGTGGCCACCTGTCGTATGGGTCCTGAAAGTGATCCCACCACCGTTGTCAACGCCGAGTTAAAAGTGCACGGCATACAGAGTCTGCGTGTAGTGGACACCAGCATCATCCCATTCCCGCCTACGGCTCACACTAATGCGGCATCGTTTATGATCGGAGAGAAAGCGGCCGATATGATACGTGACGATTGGCAGTGA